CATCTAGACGCAGTATTATGTATACATCCTCACCAGGGGTAACtccttcagatttttgttgatCCCTTATCCACCTGTACAAGTTTAGGAATAGTTAGTGAAAAGAAACAAACTTTTCAGGGCACACATCTGGAGTTCATTCACAATATTGAACTTATAAACGGTTACCAGAAGACCAAATACAACCGTTTGAAATTACTTTGTCAATAAGTGAAAGCAATTTCccatttaaagaagaaaaacagaagaAGCATAACATAAATGTAAAACTTTGTTGAGGTGCATTTCTTCTCTTAAATTAGACGAAAAGTACCATAGAACAATTCTGTCATCCACAATATCAGGACTATGGCAAAACAAGCATGCAGACAAGATAAATCAGCATATGACCTTTCCCATTCTGCAGGTGATACAACTTCAGCCTTAAATCGAACTTCAGCTTTCAACCTTGATTTTGCAGCTATAGATTCAGTCCTTTTCTCGAAATCTTCCTAACATGACATAATAACATTTAGAGTAAAAAAGAAGCATGTCTTAGCAAAGAAAACATCTGTGTTAGTTTTGGAAAACGCCATGGAAGTTTGTAAATGGGTAGAGATATAATCTGTTTTCATGAAGTGATTTACCAAAAAAAGTGTACAATTGTCATATCATCATGTGCCTATGGCTCTCCAAACACAGGATACATCCAAACTTTACAATTATAAATTCTACAACCATTATCCTGAGGGATAATCATGAACAAAATAGACAATATGGCAATTCAGTGTAGAAAAAATTGTGGGCTGTGAGGATACTGCTTGTATTATAAGAGAACTTTTGAATCTTACCCCAATTGAAGGAAGAGAAGTAGCTGCCTTTGAAGGAATGCCAAATCCTTTCTTCTCCATTTGTGGTGCCCTACTTTCACCCCAAATTACAGGAACCAAAAGAACACCTCGCTTAAGGAGCTCAGTTCGAAACCTTTCAGCCTTCTTGATAGCTAAAGAAACAGTTTCTTTTGTTCCAGCTAAGATAACCTAAGTTCAAGCCTCATTTAGAATATCAACTCGTTAAGATAAGACAGCAGTGGATGTATACTGAGAAAAAAGAACACTACGTACATATATGTAATTTGGATAGATTTGATAATTAGATACATCCAAGAGTCATGCTTAGATAAACAACCACTTTGTATTCAGAGAGTCGAGAAGGAGAACGCATATGCATAGCTTCCTTTGCAGAGACTTAAACTTTTGGTATATCTATTAAGTCATATTCAGAGGGTAGCCGCAAAGCTCTTGTTGGATTTTTGGCAACAAAGGAccaaaataaacttatattatCAGGTTCCTCATCCTGTTTCTCCTCCTAAAATGTGCCCCCCACATGGAGGTTTACACCTTTTAGAAAGGAATGATGAATCAAGAGTTATAATTCCCATATCCAGCAAGAAAATAGCTGGACAAAGATTTGGAATAATAGTGCAAGGTAACTTTTGACATGAGTAGTAAAGTTTTCGTTCTAATATTGCAGAGAGTATTTGACATGAACAATCTGAGAAGGAAAATCATCGACACTTACTGGCCTGACAGTGTCTCGCAGCTGCACAAGTTCAACAACACGATTAGTTGAAAGGCGCAATGGTAACCGTGAAAGAGTTTCATCTCGGGATATTTGTGCAAGTTGTTCCTCCTCTTTCTTATTGTCCCAGAAAAATAATAACACAAGAGCAATAATACCTGTAGATTGCTGATTAAAAAGCTTAGTCATTTTAAGAAACAAACTATTCTGTATTGAAGAATGTCAAGTAatcattttttaacaaaaccAATCATCCACAGCCAGAAGAAAATCAGAGATACATCACTATCTTGATTTAGGAGTAAAAGAACCCACTGCTTACCTCCAATATTGATGGCAGCATTACCAGCAGTTTCCCAGATATCGGGAGCACCATCACCGCCTTTAATTGCACGGAATAGCCTGGGTATagtaaaaaaagttgaaattccTGCCGCTGCAGAAAATGCCACATAAAAGAATCTCCTAACCCCTCGAAATGGGGCTTGGACTTCGCTAATGAGTTTGAGATCTCTTCGGAAACTGTAGCCTATATCTTCCCCTCCAAGCCTAGCCTGCAGGTAATTGGAATCATATAAGAAATAACTGATAATGAGATGCAACTCTAActatattgaagaaaataactTGACAATATCCATAGAGAGAAAAGCaggagaaaaataatcattagaTTCCCATATCAAGTAATAACCTCTTCTTGCAACTCCTTAAATTCAGGCAAAGCCCTGAAGGAGGCCAAGTCTGGATCATTAAGAATTGTGCCGAATTTAAGGTTGTATTCTCTCAGTGCAGTACGCAAACAGTCAGCAGCTTTCTTTCCTTCCCCTCTTCctcaaataggaaaaaaaaaaggagaaaacaaaatCCATCAGCTTATCTGACAACCCCCAGAGAAAGATTTACAGTGTCTTTGGAAAATCTATCGGAAGAATGACTACTAATGGCCATTATAAGAACTTTAATAGCTTATTTCAGAGGCATATATTAAGGATTGAACATTACTGTAAAAATTTAAGTGAATTGCTTCCTTCAATCTCCAACTGTCCACATTCAACTtcacacaaaagaaaataaataggaaaaggCAAACAAAATCCCTCAGCTCAGATGAATAAGGCCACGTGAAAGATCCATAAGGAAGAATGATATCCAATGACTATTATGATAACTCTAATAGCTTATTTCAGTGATATATTTGAAGGACTGAGCATAAACTTTGAAATGTTGTATAAATTTAAGTCAGTTGCTTTCCCTCATCCACCGAAAATTTCCCATACTTGACTCAAAGAGCAGGTTGTACCTGCTTTTTTATGGAACCATTTCACGCATTAATTGCTAAATAGTACAAGAAAAAATATCACCAAGGAACTTGCAAAGAAACTTGATTTACATGGTTATGACAAGGGTTTACCTCTATGAGGATGCAAAAAAGCATATCCACACAATCTGGATTTCACATAAAACTGTATAGACTAAGAGAATAAAATAGACAAAATCTTTACTTAAAAGCCAGCATATTTATGATGCAACATTATATGCATAGAACAATGAAAATTAAGACAATTGACTGGGTTGCATTTTGTGCATAAATACAGCTGTAGGTATGCTTATGACATCTGTGACAGATGCAAAGGCCTTCATTTGAGAACATTCTcaattttgaacttaaaaaacaaGCTATAAATCATGAGTTGGTTTAGAAGCATGAAAATtcagaaattttttatttttcctggtTTGAGTTTATATAAATTGTGTACCATGAGAAGTCAATTTTTCCTAGAAGGTGCTCACAAGCACACCataattgaataatatttaacaTAGGCAACTCTATGCTAAGGAAGAAGGGAAACAGGAAGGAAATGTTGAAATTTCTACCTGTAAGCATGACAACAGGCTTTATTGTAGAGTGCAGCTTGAGCCTCCATAGGGTTGGGATCTAAGGTAAGTGCAGTCTCAAACTGAGCTAGAGCATCTTTAACCTGTAAAATCCATTGTCACAAGTGCAGATACTAAAATTGTTTCCTTAAATTAAGTTGTCCAAAAAACAACGAAAGattctaaaacaaaaacactATACATGGACAAGAAGAAGCTTCAAGAATGGCATGTGGAAAATGCTGTCTGTGGTCTTGCAAAACTCTCAGAGATTAGATAAGTGGTCATGATGATCATAGAATCCAATGAAGAATCTTACATATCTCATTACCGTGAATAGGAATAGAACCTCTTGATGGATTTGACTCAGACAAGCACCAAGTCATCTTGATTGAgagtaaaaaaaaccatgatAGTGGAATCTTACATATCAcctttgaaagtaaaaaaaccATGATAGTGGATCAACTATTCTCAATTGAATTAGTGCTAGATTTTTTCTAGACAATGTCTTCAGAAAACTGTGAGGTCAATAAAGAGCAAGAGGTCCATCATGCCCTATGGCATAGATAGTTGGGGCAGCATTGCCATACAATTGGCAGTTGACATTGGGATGTTGGAATGAATCAGTCCCATGTCAAGAAATAAATAGACTAGAAAACATTCATAAGAAATTAAAAGTGGCACTAATTCAAGATGAGATAAGAGAGAGTCAGCTGAAATACGTTGGTCACCTGCAACTCAGAGCAAGAATTTACCATCAAAAGGGAGTGATATGGTCTTGACTGAGGAAAGCACAAGGACAGGGATAAGGTGAAGGTAGACAGGAACATGGGCCAAGTTTATGATTAAAGATGTGAATCTTTATGATTTAAAAGATCATATGCACTAGAAGTAGAATGGCAAAGACTGTTCATGTAGTCAACCCAAATAGTTAAGATGACACTTAGGCCAAGTTTGGAATGCTAGAATAAAGAATCGGAATGGGAAATCAATTCCATTCTCATTCATTAAtgtgtttggattttttttttttatttcattgttaTGCAAATCAAAGCCCACTTTTAcaaggattttgatttttctcttcTACACGGTATTATGATCCACCTCCATTCCCATCCTATTttcattcccattcccattcccaCATACCAAACACATCCATTGAGCTGGTCCATACATACTGCATTGAGAATATGAGCTTTCGATGGTCGACCCAAATAGAATGGTAAAAATCAATCTAAGATACACTAAGAATTGATTTTGTGCACTCATTTAATTGAATAGGAGAGGATGCATTTTCTTGCAGCCAAGGCTACCATCAAATAGTTATTATTCAAACTTGAACCAAAATCAAATTAGGGATCTTCCCAAATTAAGCAACTTCTCAATGAGTTAAAGAGATAGTGTAGGTACCAATTCTATCCTTCTATTAACAGTTTCCCACAGTAGTGCACAACCAAGGTCCATACTCCTCATGATTAATTAATGTACATAGTGTTAGAAGTTCTAACAGCTCTTCCTCAAGTATGAATTCAGGTAAATTTGccacaaaaaaaatcaataagcCTATTTCGTGTATCTTCACATGCCGGCCACAGATTAAAACTACATTTACACaccatatcaaaatcacaacAAGAACAGGCAGGAAAAGCCATCAGAAAGTAAACAAAATCTCAGCAAGGCATGTTGCTGAACATCAATTCTGTCATACTGAGCCCAAAGTATACCAAAATTCAACACACCCATATCCTAAAAGCACAACTACAGAGcagaaattcaaagaaaaagaaaaagaaaaaagagaaataataataataaaaaaaacaacggAAATACCCGTCCTTTGGAGAAGAGGGAGAGACCCAGGTTGACACGAGACTCAGCCGTCTGTAGATCAGCTTCAGgcgaagtagaagaagaagaagaagaagaagaagtgcaACAAGTGAAAGAAAGATAAGCCCTCTTTTGGGGTTTCAACTTGGTGGGAACCCATGTCACTGTTCTTGGATTTGAGAAGCAAAGCAAGTGGTGGTTCACTGCAAGAGCAGCAGCCAAAGCCATTTAGATTTCATGCAATTCGAAACAGTTATCTTCACTCTGTCCTCTGTTTTGCCCAATCTTTATTGGATGCCAAATCTTTCACACGATGTTTGAAACGCCGTCGTTTAATTCGCCCCTCCATATCCTTGGGTTTCCCCTGAGATCAATCCATTTGTACCTAGGAATTCATTCAtggtgaaaaataattaatttggtgGCAAGTAAAAAGAATTTGTGTACACCAAATACTCAAAAGAAGCATTCAATGGATTCATCATACACTTATAGTATCCTTGGCTTCATTTAGGAAAATTtcttatcattgttattatcatcatttataTATGATCATGGCAGGACTTGTAAATTTTTGCAGTgccttttcttaataaaatttaggtgTTAagtaaagttttaaaatataaattattactttgaaatgattcttaaattaataaaaaaaattattttattaaatatattcaatgcTAATTGATtatcaacataattttttttttttaagaaaatcataaaaataaaaactcgaatttataaaattcaaattctatgcatctatttaaaaataattaatatcttatatatttttcaatccCCCTCCCCTCAACacccctttttttattttttatttttttaccctCAACATGGTTGGTTGAATATTAGTGGCTTTATATGATGGTAAAGATATGCTAAAAGAAAGGTTCTTTGATGACCAGATATCCACTTAGTATCTATTGTCAACTGAGCTATTGCAGGTCTAGCCAAGAAGTAGAACATATAGGTATTGATAAATCATAGTGATCACATCAAGAATCAAACATGTAATTATTTCTTATAGAATGAGAGTCCCTTTGATCTTATCATGGGATACCTGCTGGATGTAGACCATTGATGGACATCTGCCATTGGAGAGGTTAGTTTTGCCATTTTCTAATTCTATCTGCCAAAGACATAGCTCTGTTCTGTTCATAGTGAAAAACTTATAATGCAATTGTTCAATCCCTCTTTGCTTGATATTTTCTAACCTGAACTACATGTTAGAGAAATCTGTGGTCTTCATCATCATATAAAGTTacatttttcaaccaaattCATAGATGTAATGCATTtattaatgttttgaaaattgtatGGCTTATTAAATCGAAAAAATTATTTGGTCGTAGATCATTGTTTAGATGAATGacttataaaaattgaatattgaCATCGACATggtatcataaatatataattgatatattattcaaattaaaagtaattattatatataattaaaaaattacaaaaaataataaaactgacattttaaaatgttaacataaatttgaaaaagtgaaaattttaagaaaaaatgatagAGGGAAAAGGAGTCATTGAACCTATACTTCTATTAGAGATGATAcatcatcaataaaatttaaaattagtataATCTTCCATAAGGCCTAGATATACTTCAATTTTAAGCTCTCAAttagaaggtaaatactaaatatagtactttttaaatttgtaatattaGCAATAAGATATATAGATGGAATCAAAGCACCTTTCTTCAATTCCAAGCATAAAACATATCTCCACTAAATTTGAATATCGGGAGACATGTTGGCACCTCCATTGATTGCCATTAGTGACTCATGTTAACCACCACTGATTCTCATTAGTGACTCATGTTAACCACTTGCTTCCCTTACAAAAAAACCCACCCTCCATTTCTAATTTCATCAGCCTTTATGATTTACCCATCTCGGTCCCTAATTCGTAGTGCATTTGGTTTCTCAATAATCTCGAACATCATAACTATGAAGGCGGCACAAATGTTGTGGTTATAGGTGGTGGATTCATATCCAtccatatataaatatatgaagttTTTGTGTGAGGAGCAAGAGTGATGGGTACTTGGTCAGGGTTACCAAATGTATCTATATTTTGgactaaatgatttttcaaaaattggttGATTTAAGTGCCAGTTCAATTGGTAATTCTGTTGATTCTCGATCgattcaatcttaaaaatagtttcacATGTGAATCCAACTAATCGATTTGATCTGGTTATAAAAACATTGGTATATATTTGTAATTCTCATATTATATATCTAATGCATGTGAAcatattaaaagtataatatatgtagaaaaatataaagtatCATGACCAAAGACATGAAACTCGTAAATTATGTAAAAGATATAATAATCAAAGTCATGTACTTAATAACATTAAAGTTACGTATACaatgaatattatatatataggtttagaAGAGGTGAATTCATTTAATCTAGGAGAAAGTATTCATTTGTAACTCTTGATGGGTTAGGCCACTTTTTAGTTCCTCTTTCCAATCATCCTAAATTTGTAAGGTTTCCATCGTTCCTGTAAACATCATAAAGAGTGtaagaaaagagaaatataaGGTGTAAATACTAATACAAGATGTTGTTTAAAGTGACACAATTTCGTGAACAATACATaagtttatttttgtcataATGATACAAGGTGAGTTTTGTGaatttattttggttccttAAACAAAAATTTCGAGATCTTATTTGCttgattttctaacatttttgtTGAAGTTTATGACTTGATAAAGTTTACATTATGATGATCATGCAAGTTATTTGGGAGATTGACttcaacttaatttatttaaaaatgggagCTAGACTTCGTGAacatttttgtatttgaaattttcaagaaCTTTATTTATGTAGGTATTTTGAGATAAACCAATAAGACATTGACATCTATCTCGACGAATCTCAATTCTAAGCATCAATGATACATTACCCCcatatctttcatctcaaagTTCTTCGAGAATTAGTTTAATGTAACAAGACCAAATTATTAGCAACAAGTAGGATATCATCCACGTAcaacataaaaaacataaacttgCCCCTAAGGACTTTCAGGTATATacaattcatcaatttttttattctttaaaattgaaaaatgttacAATATTGTGAAACTTAAAGTACCATTAAGGGGGAGGCTTGTTTAAGTCTATCAATTTTCTTAACTTACATATTATATGTTTCTTGTCTTTATCCTCAAACCCCTATGATTGTCTCATACAAATTTCTTCATTTCGattttcattcaaaaagattgttttcacattcatttgatttaactctaaattataataaattacaaGTGccataaaaattctaaataagTCTCTTTTTGATACTAGAGAGAAAATATCATTATAATCAATGTCTCTTCTTTGAATGAATCTTTTAGCAACCAATTAATTGAGTGTTATAATGAGGAATCCCTTTTAGTTTTGAATACTTCATTTACTTTGTATTAGGGTAAATCCATTAAGTAGTTCAACTAATTCCCAAACCTAATTTACTTTCATAGACATAATTTCATCTTTCTTTGTATCTATCCATTGATCAAGTTCATTACTTTTAATGGTTTgtaaaaatgtttgtttcttCATGAATTGATAACTCTTTATTAGTATCTTGATCAATCACCCCTTGATCTTTAATAGTTAACTTTGAAGTATTTACATCATTTGGACCTTTCAGGATATCCAATAAAGAAACAACTAGTAATCCATGGatctaattttcttttacatggATTGTAAACTCATACTTTAGTTTGACAACCCCAAATATATGTTTAAACTTGGTTTTTATTGACTCAAAAATAACAAAGggtttgaaaaata
Above is a genomic segment from Vitis riparia cultivar Riparia Gloire de Montpellier isolate 1030 chromosome 7, EGFV_Vit.rip_1.0, whole genome shotgun sequence containing:
- the LOC117919021 gene encoding protein LOW PSII ACCUMULATION 1, chloroplastic isoform X3, whose translation is MPFLKLLLVHVKDALAQFETALTLDPNPMEAQAALYNKACCHAYRGEGKKAADCLRTALREYNLKFGTILNDPDLASFRALPEFKELQEEARLGGEDIGYSFRRDLKLISEVQAPFRGVRRFFYVAFSAAAGISTFFTIPRLFRAIKGGDGAPDIWETAGNAAINIGGIIALVLLFFWDNKKEEEQLAQISRDETLSRLPLRLSTNRVVELVQLRDTVRPVILAGTKETVSLAIKKAERFRTELLKRGVLLVPVIWGESRAPQMEKKGFGIPSKAATSLPSIGEDFEKRTESIAAKSRLKAEVRFKAEVVSPAEWERWIRDQQKSEGVTPGEDVYIILRLDGRVRRSGKGMPDWQQIVKELPPMEALLSKLER
- the LOC117919021 gene encoding protein LOW PSII ACCUMULATION 1, chloroplastic isoform X1 translates to MALAAALAVNHHLLCFSNPRTVTWVPTKLKPQKRAYLSFTCCTSSSSSSSSTSPEADLQTAESRVNLGLSLFSKGRVKDALAQFETALTLDPNPMEAQAALYNKACCHAYRGEGKKAADCLRTALREYNLKFGTILNDPDLASFRALPEFKELQEEARLGGEDIGYSFRRDLKLISEVQAPFRGVRRFFYVAFSAAAGISTFFTIPRLFRAIKGGDGAPDIWETAGNAAINIGGIIALVLLFFWDNKKEEEQLAQISRDETLSRLPLRLSTNRVVELVQLRDTVRPVILAGTKETVSLAIKKAERFRTELLKRGVLLVPVIWGESRAPQMEKKGFGIPSKAATSLPSIGEDFEKRTESIAAKSRLKAEVRFKAEVVSPAEWERWIRDQQKSEGVTPGEDVYIILRLDGRVRRSGKGMPDWQQIVKELPPMEALLSKLER
- the LOC117919021 gene encoding protein LOW PSII ACCUMULATION 1, chloroplastic isoform X5, whose protein sequence is MLTGRGEGKKAADCLRTALREYNLKFGTILNDPDLASFRALPEFKELQEEARLGGEDIGYSFRRDLKLISEVQAPFRGVRRFFYVAFSAAAGISTFFTIPRLFRAIKGGDGAPDIWETAGNAAINIGGIIALVLLFFWDNKKEEEQLAQISRDETLSRLPLRLSTNRVVELVQLRDTVRPVILAGTKETVSLAIKKAERFRTELLKRGVLLVPVIWGESRAPQMEKKGFGIPSKAATSLPSIGEDFEKRTESIAAKSRLKAEVRFKAEVVSPAEWERWIRDQQKSEGVTPGEDVYIILRLDGRVRRSGKGMPDWQQIVKELPPMEALLSKLER
- the LOC117919021 gene encoding protein LOW PSII ACCUMULATION 1, chloroplastic isoform X2 gives rise to the protein MALAAALAVNHHLLCFSNPRTVTWVPTKLKPQKRAYLSFTCCTSSSSSSSSTSPEADLQTAESRVNLGLSLFSKGRVKDALAQFETALTLDPNPMEAQAALYNKACCHAYRGEGKKAADCLRTALREYNLKFGTILNDPDLASFRALPEFKELQEEARLGGEDIGYSFRRDLKLISEVQAPFRGVRRFFYVAFSAAAGISTFFTIPRLFRAIKGGDGAPDIWETAGNAAINIGGIIALVLLFFWDNKKEEEQLAQISRDETLSRLPLRLSTNRVVELVQLRDTVRPVILAGTKETVSLAIKKAERFRTELLKRGVLLVPVIWGESRAPQMEKKGFGIPSKAATSLPSIGEDFEKRTESIAAKSRLKAEVRFKAEVVSPAEWERSYADLSCLHACFAIVLILWMTELFYGG
- the LOC117919021 gene encoding protein LOW PSII ACCUMULATION 1, chloroplastic isoform X4 — translated: MALAAALAVNHHLLCFSNPRTVTWVPTKLKPQKRAYLSFTCCTSSSSSSSSTSPEADLQTAESRVNLGLSLFSKGRVKDALAQFETALTLDPNPMEAQAALYNKACCHAYRGEGKKAADCLRTALREYNLKFGTILNDPDLASFRALPEFKELQEEARLGGEDIGYSFRRDLKLISEVQAPFRGVRRFFYVAFSAAAGISTFFTIPRLFRAIKGGDGAPDIWETAGNAAINIGGIIALVLLFFWDNKKEEEQLAQISRDETLSRLPLRLSTNRVVELVQLRDTVRPVILAGTKETVSLAIKKAERFRTELLKRGVLLVPVIWGESRAPQMEKKGFGIPSKAATSLPSIGISRKGLNL